In Fodinicola acaciae, the following proteins share a genomic window:
- a CDS encoding EXLDI protein — translation MPNKTIYVADSDLPVFQRAQELAGSLSAAITQALHRYVEAREAQMQGLSEVKVRVGRGGVPRYKRFRGALAARWQHPTGDGQVEDFTVYRTAKEQFAVHRRTHADWRRWSDPRRWASGENSVWDKDWDVDWHAGWDGESTTGGVDWSGPHGEAVLEVYESVAAMRERVPAELADLVEENLGTPQVEDLDI, via the coding sequence ATGCCGAACAAGACGATCTACGTGGCGGACAGCGACCTGCCGGTGTTCCAGCGAGCGCAGGAGCTCGCCGGCAGTCTGTCGGCGGCGATCACCCAGGCACTGCACCGGTACGTCGAGGCCAGGGAGGCGCAGATGCAGGGTTTGTCCGAGGTGAAAGTCCGGGTCGGCCGCGGCGGCGTGCCGCGTTACAAGCGGTTCAGGGGCGCGTTGGCGGCGCGCTGGCAGCATCCGACCGGCGACGGTCAGGTCGAGGACTTCACCGTCTATCGCACGGCCAAGGAGCAGTTCGCCGTGCACCGCCGCACGCACGCCGACTGGCGCAGGTGGAGCGATCCGCGCCGCTGGGCCAGTGGCGAGAACTCGGTGTGGGACAAGGACTGGGACGTCGACTGGCACGCCGGCTGGGACGGCGAGTCGACGACCGGCGGGGTCGACTGGTCGGGGCCGCACGGCGAGGCGGTGCTGGAGGTGTACGAGTCGGTGGCGGCGATGCGCGAGCGCGTGCCGGCCGAGCTGGCCGACCTGGTCGAGGAAAACCTGGGTACGCCGCAGGTCGAGGACCTGGACATCTGA
- a CDS encoding glycerol-3-phosphate dehydrogenase/oxidase, producing the protein MRSETFDVVVIGGGVTGAGVALDAASRGLSVALVEARDFAAGTSSRSSKLIHGGLRYLEQLNFSLVREALKERGLLLTKLAPHLVRPVPFLVPLNHHVWQRFYYGSGVLLYDFLGSIFGTSRGLPIHKHYSRTGARRLFPGLRNDALIGAIRYFDGQIDDARHTVTVARTAASLGAAVVTSTRVIDVLRNAREVVGVRVRDMECNEEYEIKARTVVAATGVWSDDISEMLGGRPGLRVRASKGVHLLVPRSAITGDSGLILRTEKSVLFVIPWGGHWLIGTTDTDWNLDRAHPAASSVDIDYILEHVNRVLERPLTHDDIEGVYAGLRPLLAGEDEATSKLSREHAVVEPMLGLVLIAGGKYTTYRVMAKDAVDAAARRLRNVPPSRTTEVPLLGADGFTAAWSSRASTARRHGLSAGVMEHLLERYGTLAGELLALVDANPTLAGPLAGAPEYLRVEVTYATRMEGALHLDDVLTRRTRISIETEHRGLDSMDEVADLMAAELGWDAATRRREVEHYRARVAAERESQRMPDDLTADAARHGAPDVRGYAVDAGATHA; encoded by the coding sequence ATGCGGTCGGAGACCTTCGACGTGGTGGTCATCGGCGGTGGCGTGACCGGCGCCGGCGTGGCGCTGGACGCCGCCTCGCGCGGCTTGTCGGTCGCGCTGGTGGAGGCCCGCGACTTCGCCGCTGGCACCTCCAGTCGGTCCAGCAAGCTGATCCACGGTGGCCTGCGCTATCTCGAACAGCTCAACTTCAGCCTGGTACGCGAGGCGCTCAAGGAGCGGGGGCTGCTGCTCACCAAGCTGGCGCCGCACCTCGTACGACCGGTGCCGTTCCTGGTGCCGCTCAACCACCACGTCTGGCAGCGGTTCTACTACGGCTCCGGCGTGCTGCTCTATGACTTCCTCGGCAGCATCTTCGGCACCTCGCGCGGCCTGCCGATCCACAAGCACTACAGCCGCACCGGCGCGCGCCGGCTCTTTCCCGGCCTGCGCAACGACGCGTTGATCGGCGCGATCCGTTACTTCGACGGCCAGATCGACGACGCTCGGCACACCGTGACCGTCGCCCGTACGGCCGCCTCGCTCGGCGCCGCCGTCGTCACGAGTACGCGCGTCATCGACGTGCTGCGTAACGCGCGCGAGGTGGTCGGTGTGCGCGTACGCGACATGGAGTGCAACGAGGAATACGAGATCAAGGCGAGGACGGTCGTCGCCGCCACCGGCGTCTGGAGCGACGACATCTCCGAGATGCTCGGCGGCCGGCCCGGCCTGCGCGTACGCGCCAGCAAGGGTGTCCACCTGCTGGTGCCGCGCAGCGCGATCACCGGCGACAGCGGGCTGATCCTGCGCACCGAGAAGTCGGTGCTGTTCGTCATCCCCTGGGGTGGCCACTGGCTGATCGGCACCACCGACACCGACTGGAACCTCGACCGCGCGCATCCGGCCGCCTCCAGTGTCGACATCGACTACATCCTGGAGCACGTCAACCGCGTGCTCGAGCGGCCGTTGACGCACGACGACATCGAAGGTGTCTACGCCGGCCTGCGGCCGCTGCTGGCCGGCGAGGACGAGGCGACCAGCAAGCTGTCCCGCGAGCACGCGGTGGTCGAGCCGATGCTCGGCCTGGTGCTGATCGCCGGCGGCAAATACACGACCTACCGCGTGATGGCCAAGGACGCCGTCGACGCCGCCGCCCGGCGGCTGCGCAACGTGCCGCCGAGCCGCACGACCGAGGTGCCGCTGCTCGGGGCCGACGGCTTCACCGCCGCCTGGTCGTCGCGCGCGTCGACGGCTCGCCGGCACGGCCTCAGCGCCGGCGTGATGGAGCACCTGCTGGAGCGCTACGGGACGCTCGCCGGCGAGCTGTTGGCGCTGGTCGACGCCAATCCGACGCTGGCGGGGCCGCTGGCCGGCGCGCCGGAGTACCTGCGCGTCGAGGTCACGTACGCGACCCGGATGGAGGGCGCGCTGCACCTGGACGACGTGCTGACGCGGCGCACCAGGATCTCCATCGAGACCGAGCACCGCGGCCTGGACAGCATGGACGAGGTGGCCGACCTGATGGCCGCCGAGCTCGGCTGGGACGCGGCGACGCGGCGGCGCGAGGTGGAGCACTATCGCGCGCGCGTGGCCGCCGAGCGCGAGTCGCAGCGGATGCCGGACGACCTGACCGCCGACGCCGCGCGGCACGGTGCCCCGGACGTACGCGGCTATGCCGTGGACGCCGGCGCCACCCACGCCTGA
- a CDS encoding S8 family serine peptidase — translation MRESTRQGWAALGAALIGLIAVGLTVIVASIGWLAEQIALASEVHLWAGISPLVAIVPPLMTGAVASIVGLVVTLPWLRATMRLWAVAAGCAVLLGLTRLVPYDRDIVLRNSLAFGATILIAGALAVLLLFVWRTAKKTPAQWLTAAAAGILALLPWALLGALGSPWMTLLAALAAAAVALLLTALPTDDLPDNAVLRGLVLGVAYAVVAVNAAPSGLGVLLMFSLPPLAFVAATLVNRWAAAVAVALAIFGTFAYVDASQLSLVLEFDDVSKYATIAAGISWLVAIAVAFLPLLLKKKWIAGAVAACCLAALVVAGVTVRPGFHANAIFVTLKQADLSAVATIQDPRQRRRAVYQKLTAYADGSQRAIRRALTGRGLDFRSYYLVNAVEVITDDPATRAWLAGFDGVTAITDAPVLRPLPETPAPMTGNATAPTGPLWNITAIGADKAWTAGARGQGIVVGESDSGVDVTHPVLAKGFRGGADSWYDPWYQTSTPHDPNGHGTHTTATAVGRNGIGVAPDAQWIACSNLARNTANPGYYLDCLQFMLAPFPRGGDAFHANPDRGADVLNNSWGCTEFEGCQPKTLEPAAHALETAGVFAVFGAGNSGPRCGSIVDPLANSPDVVSVGAVDRNRQMADFSSRGPVSGAAKPDVVAPGVGVTSALPGGMYGSLDGTSMATPHVTGVVALMWSVSPQLRGNVTQTAAILRTTADRQVHDNSTCGRNNAVGAGEVDAAAAVTAARAYQPARG, via the coding sequence ATGCGGGAAAGCACGCGGCAGGGATGGGCCGCCCTCGGTGCCGCCCTCATCGGCCTCATCGCGGTCGGCCTCACCGTCATCGTCGCGTCCATTGGCTGGCTGGCCGAGCAGATCGCGCTCGCGTCCGAGGTCCACCTGTGGGCCGGCATCAGCCCGCTGGTCGCGATCGTGCCGCCGCTGATGACCGGCGCGGTCGCCTCAATCGTCGGCCTGGTGGTCACGTTGCCGTGGCTGCGCGCCACGATGCGGCTGTGGGCCGTCGCCGCCGGTTGTGCCGTGTTGCTCGGCCTGACCAGGCTGGTCCCGTACGACCGCGACATCGTGCTGCGCAACAGCCTCGCGTTCGGCGCCACCATCCTGATCGCCGGCGCGCTGGCGGTCTTGCTGCTTTTCGTGTGGCGTACGGCCAAAAAGACGCCGGCTCAGTGGCTGACGGCGGCAGCGGCCGGGATTCTCGCCTTGCTGCCGTGGGCCCTGCTCGGCGCACTCGGATCGCCCTGGATGACGCTTCTGGCCGCGCTCGCCGCGGCCGCCGTAGCGCTGCTGCTGACCGCTCTGCCGACCGATGACCTGCCGGACAACGCGGTGCTGCGCGGCCTCGTCCTCGGTGTCGCGTACGCGGTCGTGGCGGTCAACGCGGCACCGAGCGGCCTCGGTGTGTTGCTCATGTTTTCGTTGCCGCCATTGGCTTTCGTGGCCGCCACGCTGGTGAACCGATGGGCCGCCGCGGTCGCGGTCGCGCTGGCGATCTTCGGCACGTTCGCGTACGTCGACGCGAGCCAGCTCTCGTTGGTGCTGGAGTTCGACGATGTCAGCAAATACGCGACGATCGCCGCCGGCATCAGCTGGCTGGTCGCCATCGCGGTCGCGTTTTTGCCGCTGCTCCTCAAGAAAAAGTGGATCGCCGGGGCGGTCGCCGCCTGTTGCCTGGCAGCGTTGGTGGTCGCCGGTGTGACCGTACGGCCCGGATTCCACGCCAACGCGATTTTCGTGACGCTGAAACAGGCCGACCTGTCCGCGGTCGCCACGATCCAGGACCCGAGGCAGCGGCGGCGCGCCGTCTATCAGAAACTGACCGCGTACGCGGACGGCAGCCAGCGTGCGATCCGCCGGGCGCTGACCGGTCGGGGCCTGGATTTTCGTTCGTACTATCTGGTGAACGCGGTCGAGGTCATCACCGACGACCCGGCGACCAGAGCCTGGCTGGCCGGTTTCGACGGTGTCACCGCGATCACCGACGCCCCCGTTTTGCGCCCACTGCCGGAAACACCGGCACCGATGACCGGCAACGCGACGGCGCCGACCGGTCCGCTGTGGAACATCACCGCGATCGGCGCCGACAAGGCGTGGACGGCCGGCGCTCGCGGCCAGGGCATCGTCGTCGGCGAGTCGGATTCCGGTGTCGACGTCACGCATCCGGTGCTGGCAAAGGGATTTCGCGGCGGAGCGGACAGCTGGTACGACCCGTGGTATCAGACCAGCACACCGCACGACCCCAACGGCCACGGCACGCACACGACCGCGACCGCCGTCGGTCGTAACGGCATCGGTGTCGCGCCAGACGCACAGTGGATCGCCTGCTCCAACCTCGCGCGCAACACCGCCAATCCGGGTTATTACCTGGACTGCCTGCAGTTCATGCTGGCGCCGTTTCCGCGCGGCGGCGACGCCTTCCACGCCAACCCGGACCGCGGCGCGGACGTACTCAACAACTCCTGGGGTTGTACGGAGTTCGAAGGCTGCCAACCGAAAACTCTGGAACCGGCGGCACACGCGCTGGAAACCGCCGGCGTTTTCGCGGTTTTCGGCGCCGGCAACTCCGGACCGAGGTGCGGCTCGATCGTCGACCCGCTGGCCAACAGCCCAGACGTGGTCTCCGTCGGCGCGGTCGACCGCAACCGCCAGATGGCCGACTTTTCCAGCCGTGGACCGGTTTCCGGCGCCGCCAAACCTGACGTCGTGGCGCCTGGCGTCGGCGTCACGTCGGCGCTGCCGGGCGGCATGTACGGCAGCCTCGACGGCACCTCGATGGCGACGCCGCATGTCACGGGAGTCGTCGCGCTGATGTGGTCGGTGAGTCCGCAGCTGCGTGGCAACGTCACGCAAACCGCCGCCATCCTGCGTACGACCGCCGACCGGCAGGTGCACGACAACAGCACCTGCGGCCGTAACAACGCCGTCGGCGCCGGCGAGGTCGACGCGGCCGCCGCCGTCACGGCCGCACGCGCATACCAACCAGCCCGAGGCTGA
- a CDS encoding dipeptidase codes for MTTSRITDLLSRHPLVDGHNDLLWELRTLANYDLDAVDVAGPVARTQTDIPRLRAGGVGAQFWSVWVPCELPPAQAVTATLEQIDAGHALIERYATDFGLAATADDIEKIFASGRIASLFGAEGGHSIGNSLATLRTLYALGVRYLTLTHEKNTDWADAATDEPAHGGLTAFGVEVVREMNRMGMLVDISHVAPSTMDDALDATEAPLVFSHSSARAVCDHVRNVPDPVLARMPANGGVVMVTFVPPFLTDEAAEWGRRYSAERERRGVDLSVEGLREMSDWLAGNPRPVVTAKTVADHVEHVREVAGVAHVGIGGDYDGYPLFPDDMPDVAGYPALFAELADRGWSDGDLVALAGGNLIRTLRDAEAVARDLQARRGPSRVRIEDVDS; via the coding sequence ATGACGACGAGCCGGATCACCGACCTGCTGAGCCGCCATCCGCTGGTTGACGGCCATAACGACCTGCTCTGGGAGCTGCGTACGCTGGCCAACTACGACCTGGACGCGGTCGACGTGGCCGGTCCGGTGGCCAGGACGCAGACCGACATCCCGCGACTGCGCGCCGGCGGCGTCGGCGCGCAGTTCTGGTCGGTGTGGGTGCCGTGCGAGCTGCCCCCGGCGCAGGCGGTCACCGCGACCCTGGAGCAGATCGACGCCGGTCACGCGCTGATCGAGCGATACGCGACCGACTTCGGCCTGGCCGCGACCGCGGACGACATCGAGAAGATCTTTGCCAGTGGCCGGATCGCGTCGCTGTTCGGCGCCGAGGGTGGCCACTCGATCGGCAACTCGCTGGCCACGCTGCGTACGCTGTATGCGCTCGGCGTCCGCTACCTGACGTTGACACACGAGAAAAACACCGACTGGGCCGACGCGGCGACCGACGAGCCGGCGCACGGCGGCCTGACGGCCTTCGGTGTCGAGGTCGTACGCGAGATGAACCGGATGGGGATGCTGGTCGACATCTCGCACGTCGCACCGTCCACAATGGACGACGCGCTGGACGCGACCGAGGCGCCACTGGTTTTCAGCCATTCCTCGGCGCGTGCGGTCTGCGACCACGTACGAAACGTGCCCGACCCGGTGCTCGCGCGGATGCCGGCCAACGGCGGCGTGGTGATGGTGACGTTCGTGCCGCCGTTCCTGACCGACGAGGCGGCCGAGTGGGGCCGCCGCTATTCGGCCGAGCGAGAACGCCGCGGTGTCGACCTGTCGGTGGAGGGGCTCAGGGAGATGAGCGACTGGCTGGCCGGCAACCCGCGGCCGGTGGTGACCGCGAAGACGGTCGCCGACCACGTCGAGCACGTACGCGAGGTGGCCGGCGTCGCGCACGTGGGGATCGGCGGCGACTACGACGGCTATCCGCTTTTCCCCGACGACATGCCGGATGTGGCCGGCTATCCGGCGCTGTTCGCCGAGCTGGCCGACCGCGGCTGGTCGGACGGCGACCTGGTCGCGCTGGCCGGCGGCAACCTGATCCGTACGCTCCGGGACGCCGAGGCGGTCGCGCGCGACCTGCAGGCGCGCCGCGGTCCTTCGCGCGTACGCATCGAGGACGTCGACAGCTGA